The following are from one region of the Halobacteriovorax vibrionivorans genome:
- a CDS encoding TRAP transporter large permease produces the protein MEYLPVAIVFILYFSSLPIAFALFGASIFYFTFMDAGMPTDLVLQKFITATASFPLLAIPFFVMAGSVMNYSGISAKLMQMADVLTGHLTGGMAQVNVVLSTFMGGVSGSANADAAMQSKILVPQMQERGYSKAFSAAITAASSAISPVIPPGIVLIIYALIAQVSVAKMFAAGYAPGLIMAAALMITVAIISKKRGYKPTREIKANSKEIAMQFIDSMWSLALPFGVILGLRFGLFTPTEAGAIAVLASVLIGILIYKELKKEHFIPIMKDTIYGTGTVVLIIVSASVFGYYLNWEQIPQRLTEVLLSLTQNKYVMLAIMNVLLLAMGMFLEGGAALIIIAPLVVPVATQLGIDPIHFGAVLIVNIMIGGVTPPFGSMMFTTCSITGVTIGEFVKEIWPFIIALLLTLLLVTYWPAVVLFLPNLL, from the coding sequence ATGGAATACTTACCAGTAGCAATTGTTTTCATTCTTTATTTTTCTAGCTTACCAATTGCCTTTGCTCTATTTGGCGCATCGATTTTCTATTTCACATTCATGGATGCAGGAATGCCAACAGACTTAGTCTTACAAAAGTTTATTACTGCAACAGCATCATTTCCACTCTTAGCAATCCCATTCTTTGTCATGGCAGGATCTGTTATGAATTACTCTGGAATTAGTGCAAAGCTTATGCAAATGGCCGATGTGCTTACCGGTCATCTAACTGGTGGCATGGCGCAAGTTAATGTTGTTCTTTCTACATTTATGGGTGGCGTATCTGGTTCTGCCAATGCTGATGCGGCCATGCAAAGTAAGATCCTTGTTCCACAAATGCAAGAGCGTGGCTATAGTAAGGCATTCTCTGCTGCGATTACTGCTGCTTCATCGGCTATCTCACCAGTCATTCCTCCTGGGATTGTTCTTATTATATATGCACTTATTGCTCAGGTTTCAGTAGCTAAAATGTTTGCTGCTGGTTATGCTCCTGGCCTAATTATGGCCGCCGCACTTATGATCACAGTGGCAATTATCTCAAAAAAACGTGGCTATAAGCCAACTCGTGAAATAAAAGCAAATAGTAAAGAAATTGCCATGCAGTTTATTGATTCAATGTGGTCTCTTGCGCTACCATTTGGAGTTATTCTAGGACTACGATTTGGTCTATTCACTCCAACGGAAGCGGGAGCAATCGCCGTCTTAGCATCTGTCCTAATTGGTATTTTGATCTATAAGGAACTTAAGAAAGAACACTTTATCCCTATTATGAAAGATACAATCTATGGAACGGGAACTGTTGTTCTTATTATTGTATCGGCTTCTGTATTTGGTTATTACTTAAATTGGGAACAGATTCCTCAACGACTTACAGAGGTCCTACTAAGCTTAACTCAGAATAAATACGTTATGCTTGCTATTATGAATGTCCTTTTATTAGCAATGGGGATGTTTCTTGAGGGTGGTGCTGCTCTCATTATCATTGCGCCACTTGTTGTTCCTGTGGCGACTCAGCTTGGTATTGATCCAATTCACTTTGGCGCGGTTCTCATCGTTAATATTATGATTGGTGGGGTAACGCCCCCTTTTGGCTCCATGATGTTTACGACTTGTTCCATTACAGGTGTCACAATAGGTGAGTTTGTTAAAGAGATTTGGCCATTCATTATTGCTTTACTGCTAACATTGCTTTTAGTGACGTATTGGCCGGCCGTTGTTTTATTCTTACCAAACTTATTATAG
- a CDS encoding ferritin-like domain-containing protein, whose product MKKLNVFVFMFSLLFASFSLAQADNVRALMMALDDEYKARAIYSRVLDDFGRVRPFSKIIYSEQRHIDALIPFFAKYGVDVPDDSYYGRVPGYDSIQQACEVAIIGEMANAELYNKIFELADDPDLIAVFENLQWVSQNRHLPAFQRCAE is encoded by the coding sequence ATGAAAAAGTTGAATGTTTTCGTATTTATGTTCAGTTTGCTTTTTGCTTCCTTCTCCCTTGCCCAAGCTGATAACGTTAGGGCATTAATGATGGCACTCGATGACGAGTATAAGGCACGTGCAATTTATTCTAGAGTTTTGGATGACTTCGGTAGAGTTCGCCCATTTTCAAAAATTATTTATTCAGAACAAAGACATATTGATGCACTAATTCCTTTCTTTGCAAAATATGGAGTCGATGTGCCAGACGATTCATACTACGGGAGAGTTCCTGGGTATGATTCAATTCAACAAGCCTGTGAAGTCGCAATTATAGGAGAGATGGCCAATGCTGAATTATATAATAAGATTTTTGAATTGGCCGATGACCCTGATCTGATTGCAGTATTTGAAAATTTACAGTGGGTTAGTCAAAATCGTCATTTACCAGCTTTTCAAAGGTGTGCTGAATGA
- a CDS encoding TetR/AcrR family transcriptional regulator, producing MKQDSKEAIYEGVLNLLDEVPILDLSVSKLKKHTGLSTGTFYYHFPNGIEDIFKSLFVKLTSRIRNEVYQAAISAKTIDETLDALVTTYFNWHKNNLRESSFFWRVSESGFSEIRHLIQKEYRSLSTKIYEVLCEQGESEGVKVISPNILDAFLYGAARELIHSWIGRGRREEEFEKMRVEFIDALHRACIDKN from the coding sequence GTGAAGCAGGATTCGAAAGAGGCCATTTATGAAGGCGTTCTTAATTTATTAGATGAAGTTCCCATTTTAGATTTAAGTGTTTCAAAGCTAAAGAAGCATACTGGTCTATCAACAGGAACTTTTTATTATCATTTTCCAAATGGTATTGAAGATATCTTTAAATCATTATTCGTTAAATTAACCTCAAGAATTAGAAATGAAGTTTATCAAGCTGCTATATCGGCCAAAACAATTGATGAGACATTAGACGCGTTGGTTACAACATATTTCAATTGGCATAAGAACAATTTAAGAGAGAGTAGTTTTTTTTGGAGAGTGTCTGAATCTGGCTTCTCTGAGATTCGCCACCTTATTCAAAAAGAGTATCGCTCCCTATCTACTAAGATCTATGAAGTCTTATGTGAGCAAGGAGAGTCTGAAGGTGTAAAAGTCATTTCTCCAAATATTTTAGATGCCTTTCTTTACGGAGCTGCAAGAGAGCTTATCCATTCTTGGATAGGGCGAGGGCGAAGAGAAGAAGAATTTGAAAAAATGCGAGTTGAATTTATCGATGCACTACACCGTGCATGTATTGATAAGAATTAA
- a CDS encoding HNH endonuclease signature motif containing protein, with translation MKKTHIAALMILISGMTFATCDQSKFYSGLPTHLSGYEFKSKLSNLLTKTHRSLSYDDLHQAYTRSDRDKTYDGDNTILDMYSENPNGRDPYKFRAGQKKCGQYRNEGDCYNREHLFPQGLFGKRRPMKTDIFHVYPSDGKVNGMRSSYPFGEVGEARWISENGSKLGRSKDPAYRRTVFEPIDEFKGDIARAMLYFAVRYESRIPSFRYNDMTDGSRDQTYSTWFLKTLLKWHKQDPVSEHERYRNDQACRYQKNRNPFIDHPEWALAIWEVQ, from the coding sequence ATGAAAAAAACACACATCGCGGCTTTAATGATTTTGATTTCAGGAATGACTTTTGCAACTTGTGATCAAAGTAAATTCTACTCAGGACTTCCAACCCATCTTTCAGGTTATGAGTTCAAATCAAAACTATCTAATCTTCTAACGAAGACACATCGTAGTCTTTCTTATGATGATCTTCACCAGGCTTATACGAGATCTGATCGTGATAAGACATATGATGGTGATAATACAATTTTAGATATGTATTCTGAAAATCCAAATGGAAGAGATCCATATAAGTTTAGGGCCGGTCAAAAGAAGTGTGGCCAATACAGAAACGAAGGTGATTGTTACAATCGTGAACATTTATTTCCACAAGGTCTCTTTGGTAAGAGAAGACCAATGAAAACAGATATATTCCATGTTTATCCATCAGATGGAAAAGTGAATGGAATGAGAAGCTCGTACCCATTTGGTGAAGTCGGTGAAGCAAGATGGATTTCAGAAAATGGATCAAAACTTGGAAGAAGTAAAGATCCAGCATATCGCCGTACAGTGTTTGAGCCAATTGATGAGTTCAAGGGTGATATCGCTAGAGCAATGCTTTACTTTGCTGTTCGCTATGAAAGTCGAATTCCAAGCTTTCGTTATAATGACATGACAGATGGTTCTAGAGATCAGACTTATAGCACATGGTTTTTGAAAACACTTTTAAAGTGGCATAAGCAAGATCCAGTAAGTGAGCATGAAAGATATCGAAATGATCAAGCATGTCGATATCAGAAAAACAGAAACCCATTCATCGATCATCCTGAGTGGGCCTTAGCAATTTGGGAAGTTCAATAG
- a CDS encoding LysR family transcriptional regulator, producing MDFNLLKIFEKVAKLGSLTKAAKALGHPKSKISRDLVKLENLIESNLLIRGPRGISLTQQGVHLLQSIRQPIEALESSVKELQTNNDEMRGVIKLTAPEDLSQEILMELINEFMGIYPSIRIEIYSTNDILDFKEHQLNLALRIGKLKDSNLIQKKVCDIEVALFASSQYLNTNERIFKEDDLKHHSIGLLKDVYGTPLTKKKLSDLQSHFSTNSFPLLKQYVSNSQGIATLPTFYCKKEIATNIFTKVLPEFTYFKRSLFVLSPPSKHIPKHVKVFKDYIFEKLQIAILS from the coding sequence ATGGACTTTAATTTACTTAAGATTTTTGAAAAAGTTGCAAAACTAGGAAGTTTAACAAAAGCAGCAAAGGCACTAGGTCATCCAAAGTCTAAGATTAGTCGCGACTTAGTTAAGCTCGAAAACTTAATTGAATCAAACTTGCTCATACGTGGGCCAAGGGGAATATCACTTACGCAACAGGGAGTGCACCTACTCCAATCAATTAGACAGCCAATAGAAGCCTTAGAAAGTTCTGTCAAAGAACTCCAAACAAATAATGATGAGATGAGAGGAGTCATTAAACTAACAGCTCCAGAAGACCTCTCACAAGAGATTTTAATGGAACTAATAAATGAGTTCATGGGAATATACCCTTCCATAAGGATAGAGATTTATTCAACGAATGATATTCTTGATTTTAAGGAGCACCAACTCAATCTTGCATTAAGAATTGGGAAACTAAAAGACTCGAACTTAATTCAAAAGAAAGTATGCGATATTGAAGTTGCCCTTTTTGCCTCAAGTCAATATCTAAATACTAATGAACGAATCTTTAAAGAAGATGATTTAAAACATCACTCTATTGGATTATTAAAAGATGTTTATGGGACGCCATTAACAAAGAAGAAATTAAGTGACCTACAAAGTCATTTTTCAACAAACTCTTTTCCACTATTAAAGCAATATGTGAGTAACTCACAAGGCATTGCAACCCTTCCAACTTTTTATTGCAAGAAAGAAATTGCGACAAATATATTTACAAAAGTTTTGCCAGAATTTACCTATTTCAAACGTTCTCTATTCGTTCTCTCTCCACCTTCTAAACATATCCCAAAGCATGTTAAGGTTTTTAAAGATTACATTTTTGAAAAGCTTCAAATTGCTATTTTAAGCTAA
- a CDS encoding HAD family hydrolase, translated as MKKNLKITLFSLFTIISCAAIGYFASDSQETTTTERWVFFDLGDTIVNTKESGNYHYYPGALEYIRSLKEMGIKVAIISNIPESFGETYDQKIESLNQYVKAHWNDQDQFDLTIFHKVYIPMSNDELKPAPYIFNKALDETGRHPSLYISEAFDEVEAAKQLGFAGFHFAAGVGQEKVESTLYIELSKIVDYIDQNSHL; from the coding sequence ATGAAAAAGAATCTAAAAATCACTCTATTTTCTCTTTTTACAATTATCTCATGTGCGGCCATTGGCTACTTTGCCTCTGATTCACAAGAAACCACCACAACTGAAAGATGGGTTTTCTTCGACCTTGGGGATACGATAGTTAACACAAAAGAAAGTGGGAATTATCACTATTATCCTGGTGCTTTGGAGTATATACGCTCCTTAAAAGAAATGGGTATTAAGGTTGCTATTATTTCTAATATTCCTGAGTCATTTGGTGAAACCTACGATCAGAAAATTGAGTCACTCAATCAATATGTAAAGGCCCATTGGAATGATCAAGACCAATTTGACCTTACTATCTTTCATAAGGTTTACATTCCAATGAGTAATGATGAGCTAAAGCCCGCGCCATACATATTTAATAAGGCGCTAGACGAAACTGGTCGCCATCCAAGCCTTTATATTTCTGAAGCTTTTGATGAAGTTGAAGCAGCAAAGCAACTTGGTTTTGCTGGATTCCACTTCGCCGCTGGTGTAGGGCAGGAGAAAGTTGAGTCAACTCTTTATATTGAACTCAGTAAAATCGTGGACTATATCGATCAAAATAGTCATCTCTAA
- a CDS encoding AMP-binding protein, which translates to MDKIWLDSYSKNASFEINPDSYNSIVEVIDETCSKYQDRSAFINMDVEMTYGEVAQKSDAFANYLIEELKLKKGDVIMIQMPNLLQYPVALYGAFKAGLIVVNTNPLYTEREVKKVLKDSGAKAIVICSNFVSKLEAAMADSKIEHVITTDIGDFFPFLKRNLVNFTIKYIKKMVPSYKGTYTSLNTAIDRGSKLKASYPKLLNTDIALLQYTGGTTGKTKAAVLTHRNIIANMLQMAVWIKSGLGEGEYKVLAPLPIYHVFTFSVNILGFFYMGTTNLLITNPRDLDSVVKDIKNHRPEVATIVNTLLQALLNHQEFQKLDLSYMKLSVAGGMALKVAVKKKWEEITKSSVVEGYGLTEASPVVTCNPVDGRDIAGSIGIPLPSTDIKIVDEQENELGLNEEGELCVKGPQVMQGYWKQEEETAKTFTKDGWLKTGDFACIDEKGFVKILDRKKDMIVVSGFNVYPNEVEEVLLELDGVQDVAAIGVDNEKSGEVVKVFIVKNKEITKDDIKNFSKKNLAGYKVPKEIEFRDELPKNNVGKVLRRELR; encoded by the coding sequence ATGGATAAGATTTGGCTAGATAGCTACTCTAAAAATGCATCATTTGAGATTAACCCAGATAGCTACAATAGTATTGTCGAAGTAATAGATGAAACTTGTAGTAAGTATCAGGACCGCTCAGCATTTATAAATATGGATGTTGAGATGACTTATGGTGAAGTTGCTCAAAAATCGGATGCCTTTGCTAATTACTTAATCGAAGAGCTAAAATTGAAAAAAGGTGATGTCATCATGATACAGATGCCAAACCTTCTACAATATCCTGTTGCCCTTTACGGGGCCTTTAAGGCCGGCCTAATTGTTGTTAATACGAATCCTCTATACACTGAAAGAGAGGTTAAAAAAGTTTTAAAAGACTCTGGAGCAAAGGCAATTGTTATTTGTAGTAACTTTGTCTCAAAACTTGAAGCGGCCATGGCCGATAGTAAGATTGAGCATGTAATTACAACTGATATTGGAGACTTTTTTCCTTTCTTAAAAAGAAACCTCGTTAATTTTACCATCAAATATATTAAGAAGATGGTTCCATCTTATAAAGGAACATACACGTCTTTAAACACCGCTATTGATAGAGGAAGTAAGCTAAAAGCATCATATCCAAAGCTTTTAAATACTGACATTGCACTTCTTCAATACACTGGTGGAACGACTGGGAAAACAAAGGCCGCTGTACTTACTCACCGAAATATTATTGCTAATATGCTTCAAATGGCCGTTTGGATTAAGTCTGGTCTAGGGGAGGGAGAGTATAAAGTTCTGGCCCCTCTACCAATTTATCATGTCTTTACATTCTCTGTTAATATTCTTGGTTTCTTCTATATGGGAACAACTAATTTATTAATTACTAATCCACGTGATCTCGATTCTGTTGTAAAAGATATAAAAAACCATAGGCCTGAAGTCGCAACAATTGTGAATACTTTATTGCAGGCATTGCTTAATCATCAAGAATTTCAAAAGCTGGATCTAAGTTATATGAAATTGAGTGTTGCTGGTGGTATGGCACTGAAAGTAGCAGTTAAGAAAAAATGGGAAGAGATAACTAAGTCAAGTGTCGTCGAAGGTTATGGCCTAACTGAAGCTTCTCCTGTTGTAACATGTAACCCAGTTGATGGAAGAGATATCGCTGGATCGATTGGTATTCCACTTCCTTCGACAGATATCAAGATCGTTGATGAGCAAGAAAATGAGCTGGGCCTTAACGAAGAAGGGGAGTTGTGTGTGAAAGGTCCCCAAGTTATGCAAGGTTATTGGAAACAAGAAGAAGAGACAGCTAAGACATTTACTAAAGATGGATGGCTTAAAACAGGTGACTTTGCTTGTATTGATGAAAAAGGCTTTGTTAAAATTCTTGATCGTAAAAAAGATATGATAGTCGTATCTGGCTTTAACGTTTATCCAAATGAAGTGGAAGAAGTTCTTCTTGAACTTGACGGTGTTCAGGATGTTGCGGCAATTGGAGTCGATAATGAAAAGTCAGGAGAGGTTGTAAAAGTCTTTATCGTAAAGAATAAAGAAATTACAAAAGATGATATTAAGAACTTTTCTAAGAAGAATCTTGCTGGTTATAAAGTACCAAAAGAGATTGAGTTTAGAGATGAGTTACCAAAGAATAATGTTGGAAAAGTTCTAAGAAGAGAACTTCGCTAG
- a CDS encoding LLM class flavin-dependent oxidoreductase gives MQTKLSLLDLVFVNEGQELSDAYNDSVKTAQAVEEFGFNRIWVAEHHNMPAIASAATSVVIGLLAAQTKKIRVGAGGIMLPNHSPLVIAEQFGTLEALYPGRIDLGLGRAPGTDQMTVQALRTTAQSSNNFPKDVVELQRLLSKESGNDPIVATPGHASEVPLWILGSSTFGAQLAAHLGLPYAFASHFAPDALQDALDLYHAGFEPSPQQEKPYFMLGVNIIIADTDEEAQFLATSQQQSFANLRRGVKKKFSPPIEDINTYWSPEEAMMAKHMLHFSFVGSKETVKKKLETFITRYRPDELMVVTSIYDVEKRIRSLKYLSEL, from the coding sequence ATGCAGACAAAGCTATCATTATTAGACTTGGTCTTTGTAAATGAAGGCCAAGAACTAAGCGATGCATACAATGATTCTGTTAAGACAGCACAGGCCGTTGAGGAATTTGGATTTAATCGTATTTGGGTTGCTGAACATCACAATATGCCGGCCATTGCCAGTGCTGCAACTTCTGTTGTTATTGGATTACTTGCTGCCCAAACGAAAAAAATTAGAGTTGGAGCTGGTGGGATTATGCTTCCGAACCACTCTCCCCTAGTTATTGCGGAACAATTTGGAACTCTTGAAGCATTATATCCTGGACGAATTGATCTAGGCCTTGGGCGTGCTCCCGGTACTGATCAAATGACTGTTCAAGCCTTAAGAACTACGGCCCAAAGCTCAAACAACTTTCCTAAAGATGTCGTCGAGCTACAAAGACTCCTTTCAAAAGAAAGTGGTAATGATCCAATTGTGGCCACTCCAGGACACGCAAGCGAAGTTCCATTGTGGATTTTAGGTTCAAGCACATTTGGTGCGCAGCTAGCAGCTCATTTAGGTCTTCCTTATGCTTTTGCTTCACACTTTGCACCTGATGCTCTTCAAGATGCGCTAGATCTTTATCATGCTGGCTTTGAGCCTTCACCTCAACAAGAAAAACCATATTTTATGTTAGGGGTAAATATTATTATCGCTGACACAGACGAAGAAGCACAATTTCTAGCAACAAGCCAACAGCAATCTTTTGCTAACCTTAGACGTGGAGTTAAAAAGAAATTCTCTCCTCCAATTGAAGATATCAATACTTATTGGTCTCCTGAAGAAGCGATGATGGCAAAGCATATGCTTCACTTCTCTTTTGTTGGATCGAAAGAGACCGTTAAGAAAAAACTAGAGACTTTTATCACTCGCTATCGACCTGATGAACTGATGGTCGTCACATCAATCTATGATGTTGAAAAACGAATTCGATCTCTTAAGTACTTATCTGAGTTATAG
- a CDS encoding uracil-DNA glycosylase family protein: MATHQDEIPLFIPKGETNLIILGTMGSINARTVNGEKPDGEFFYYNNNRNHFWKVLQFLFEPEKEARKLTIEEKYAFLEKWGIAMSNIVNIAKVPNKDKDDPSDTVLFAAHKKNNVDFKHASPKFKKLLKTKPMFFTCRRKKGIENLLEGFFEQNGLSADLIDHIWYWPTPTRCNPKARSLIWKDEMKEFLAKFSS, from the coding sequence ATGGCTACACATCAAGATGAAATTCCTCTATTTATCCCAAAGGGAGAAACCAATTTAATTATTCTAGGAACTATGGGCTCTATTAATGCTCGTACTGTAAATGGTGAAAAACCCGATGGTGAATTCTTTTATTACAATAATAATCGCAATCACTTTTGGAAAGTTTTACAATTCTTGTTTGAACCAGAAAAAGAAGCTCGAAAACTTACTATTGAAGAAAAGTATGCCTTCTTAGAAAAGTGGGGCATTGCTATGAGCAATATAGTAAATATTGCCAAGGTTCCAAATAAAGATAAAGACGATCCTTCTGATACTGTTTTATTTGCGGCCCATAAGAAAAATAACGTGGACTTTAAACATGCCTCACCAAAGTTTAAAAAGTTATTGAAAACAAAGCCTATGTTCTTTACTTGTCGTAGAAAAAAAGGAATTGAAAACTTACTTGAAGGCTTCTTCGAACAAAATGGACTTAGTGCAGACCTTATTGATCATATCTGGTATTGGCCAACGCCAACAAGATGTAATCCAAAGGCCCGCAGTCTTATTTGGAAAGATGAAATGAAAGAGTTTCTAGCGAAGTTCTCTTCTTAG
- a CDS encoding alkene reductase, with protein sequence MPDLFSPIKLGHLKLKNRIIMAPLTRARAGVERVPNELMLEYYTQRAGAGMILTEATAITKKAVGYANTPGIWSKQQIAGWKKITQAVQEKGSKIFMQLWHVGRISHPMFLDGELPVAPSAIRPEGHVSQVRPITNFETPRALETKEVKAIVQDYKQAAINAKEAGFDGVEIHAANGYLIDQFLQDSTNKRDDIYGGSIENRVRFLLEITDELIEVWGADRVGVHLAPRCDSHDMGDSDPLSLFSYVVEELNKRDIAFVFTRDPLDDGSLFPELKKHFDGVFIANQKFTKETAQKALNDGIADAISFGVPFIANPDLVERFKKDAPLNEPVFETFYGPDKVGYTDYPTLEEL encoded by the coding sequence ATGCCAGATTTATTTTCCCCAATAAAATTAGGTCACCTTAAACTAAAGAATCGTATCATCATGGCCCCTCTTACTCGTGCAAGAGCTGGAGTTGAAAGAGTCCCAAATGAACTTATGCTTGAATACTATACACAAAGAGCAGGAGCTGGGATGATCTTAACTGAGGCCACTGCCATAACAAAAAAAGCTGTTGGGTATGCCAACACACCAGGAATTTGGTCAAAACAGCAAATTGCCGGCTGGAAGAAAATTACTCAAGCTGTTCAAGAGAAAGGTTCAAAAATCTTTATGCAACTTTGGCATGTTGGTAGAATTTCCCATCCAATGTTCTTAGACGGTGAATTACCTGTTGCTCCAAGTGCTATTAGGCCAGAGGGTCACGTCTCACAGGTTAGACCTATCACAAATTTTGAAACACCAAGAGCATTAGAGACAAAAGAAGTTAAGGCCATCGTCCAAGACTATAAACAAGCGGCCATAAATGCTAAGGAAGCTGGATTTGACGGAGTAGAAATTCACGCTGCCAATGGTTACCTAATCGATCAATTCTTACAAGACTCAACAAATAAGAGAGATGATATATATGGAGGCTCAATTGAAAACAGAGTGCGTTTTTTGCTGGAAATCACAGATGAACTCATTGAAGTATGGGGCGCTGATCGCGTTGGCGTTCACCTTGCTCCTCGTTGCGATAGTCACGACATGGGTGACTCTGATCCCTTATCACTATTTAGCTATGTTGTAGAAGAACTCAATAAGAGAGACATTGCTTTTGTCTTCACACGTGATCCACTTGATGATGGGAGTCTTTTTCCAGAATTAAAGAAACACTTTGATGGTGTCTTTATTGCCAATCAAAAGTTTACAAAAGAAACGGCACAAAAGGCCCTTAATGATGGAATTGCCGATGCTATTTCATTTGGTGTTCCATTCATTGCAAATCCTGATTTAGTAGAGCGATTTAAAAAAGATGCTCCTCTTAATGAGCCAGTCTTTGAAACATTCTATGGGCCAGATAAAGTTGGCTACACAGATTACCCAACACTAGAGGAATTATAA
- a CDS encoding ArsR/SmtB family transcription factor yields the protein MKKQEITLDKIFKSLGDPIRMGVIKQLIIYEEGCGDKEMTCGSFDYCVNKATFSHHVKKLIEAGIICERTEGVKKYLFLNPDIKKKYPGLIETVKNSCLPCD from the coding sequence ATGAAAAAACAAGAAATAACACTCGATAAGATATTCAAATCACTAGGTGACCCTATAAGAATGGGGGTCATAAAGCAGCTTATTATTTATGAAGAAGGTTGTGGTGATAAAGAAATGACATGCGGCTCGTTCGATTACTGTGTTAATAAGGCCACTTTTTCACATCATGTTAAAAAGCTTATTGAAGCTGGGATTATTTGTGAGCGCACTGAAGGGGTAAAGAAGTACCTCTTTTTAAACCCAGATATTAAAAAGAAATATCCGGGCCTAATTGAGACTGTGAAAAATAGCTGTTTGCCTTGTGACTAA
- a CDS encoding SAM-dependent methyltransferase gives MHLLMPKDNTWKKFLRDEVMDEFSIKKSQITSPDGLPILEIDEKTPLRKSYLGLALDILPETQTIPAGSIGEQSSLIVNLLKKSNISQTAYQVFSISNKYGVVTSGRSELLSQKLAKNLRKEGIKRGKFHFKDCPLIKACIYPDRSIKISILDKVKRQEYDHLLSPFPGGYTTITDDKQAPSRAFKKLVEAQLVLGNEIKEDETLVDLGACPGGWSYVALNQGAQVTSIDRSPLREDLMPKVNFSAEDAFKFMTEDGFDWVVSDIICTPDRILELIETWATPQKCKNFVFTIKFKGSDSYDILQSFKKKLHSLDYDCILRQLNVNKNEVMVMGTRI, from the coding sequence ATGCACCTACTAATGCCAAAAGATAACACCTGGAAAAAGTTCCTCAGAGATGAGGTCATGGATGAATTTTCCATCAAGAAGTCTCAAATCACAAGTCCTGATGGGCTACCGATTTTAGAAATTGATGAAAAAACACCATTAAGAAAGAGCTATCTTGGTCTTGCTCTGGACATTTTACCAGAAACCCAAACTATTCCAGCTGGAAGCATTGGAGAACAGAGCTCTTTGATAGTTAATCTTTTAAAGAAGAGTAATATTTCACAAACAGCCTATCAAGTCTTTAGTATTTCTAATAAGTACGGAGTCGTAACCAGTGGCCGCAGTGAGTTATTATCTCAAAAACTTGCTAAGAATTTAAGAAAAGAAGGAATAAAGAGAGGAAAGTTTCATTTCAAAGACTGCCCACTTATTAAGGCCTGTATTTATCCTGATCGAAGCATCAAGATTTCAATTCTCGATAAAGTAAAAAGGCAAGAATATGATCATCTTCTTAGTCCATTCCCAGGTGGCTACACAACGATTACCGATGATAAGCAGGCACCATCAAGAGCATTTAAAAAACTTGTAGAAGCGCAACTCGTACTTGGAAATGAAATAAAAGAAGATGAAACATTAGTAGATCTTGGAGCATGTCCAGGAGGATGGAGTTACGTCGCCCTCAATCAAGGAGCACAAGTCACATCAATTGATCGCTCTCCCCTAAGAGAAGACCTTATGCCAAAAGTGAACTTCAGCGCAGAAGATGCTTTCAAGTTTATGACTGAGGATGGTTTTGATTGGGTGGTTTCAGATATAATTTGTACTCCAGATAGAATTCTTGAATTAATAGAAACTTGGGCCACACCTCAAAAATGCAAAAACTTTGTCTTTACCATTAAGTTTAAAGGAAGTGACAGCTACGATATTCTCCAAAGCTTTAAAAAGAAATTACATAGCCTTGATTACGACTGTATTTTGAGACAGCTAAATGTAAATAAGAATGAAGTTATGGTTATGGGAACTCGAATCTAG